Proteins found in one Fulvitalea axinellae genomic segment:
- a CDS encoding mannose-1-phosphate guanylyltransferase: MSNKNQYVVIMAGGVGSRFWPFSRTNRPKQFLDILGSGYSLLQMTYERFKSVCPPENVYIVTNEAYAGQVKEQLPAIGEEQLLTEPHRRNTAPCIAYACFKIASQNPDAQIIVTPSDHAIFKEAEFLATVDTALKAVKDSDKLVTIGITPSRPDTGYGYIQYLDKDSDNPVKRVKTFTEKPHRELAMKFLESGDFVWNAGIFIWNAKGITKAFADYLPEMAETFSEISGAYYTLDERRIVDEAYATCRNISIDYGIMEKSDNVFVVLGDFGWSDLGSWNSLHALREKDDTHNNVLDANALVYDSKDCMIVSHNNDRLIIVEGLESYLVADYEDVVLICNKNNEKKFREFVNDVKEKKGEHLL, encoded by the coding sequence ATGAGTAACAAGAACCAATACGTCGTCATCATGGCGGGGGGAGTAGGGAGCCGTTTTTGGCCCTTTAGTCGCACCAACCGCCCGAAACAGTTCTTGGATATTTTGGGAAGCGGTTATTCGCTTCTGCAAATGACTTACGAACGCTTTAAAAGCGTTTGCCCGCCAGAAAACGTTTATATAGTTACAAATGAGGCCTACGCAGGCCAAGTAAAAGAGCAACTCCCCGCTATCGGCGAAGAGCAGTTGTTAACAGAGCCTCACCGCCGGAATACGGCGCCGTGTATCGCCTACGCTTGCTTTAAGATCGCTAGCCAAAATCCTGACGCTCAGATTATCGTGACGCCTTCGGATCATGCGATTTTCAAAGAGGCAGAATTTCTCGCTACAGTCGATACGGCTCTGAAAGCGGTAAAAGACAGCGATAAACTCGTGACGATCGGTATTACGCCAAGTCGTCCGGATACTGGCTATGGCTATATCCAATACCTCGACAAGGATTCTGACAATCCTGTAAAAAGGGTAAAAACCTTTACGGAAAAGCCTCACCGGGAACTGGCGATGAAATTTCTCGAAAGTGGGGATTTCGTGTGGAACGCCGGTATCTTTATCTGGAACGCAAAGGGAATCACCAAGGCGTTCGCTGATTACCTGCCGGAAATGGCCGAAACGTTCAGCGAGATTAGTGGAGCTTATTATACGCTGGACGAACGTCGTATTGTGGATGAAGCTTACGCTACTTGTAGGAATATCTCGATCGATTACGGCATTATGGAAAAATCGGACAATGTCTTTGTGGTGTTGGGCGATTTCGGTTGGTCGGATTTAGGCTCGTGGAATTCTTTGCACGCTTTGCGCGAAAAGGACGATACGCACAACAATGTGCTCGACGCCAATGCGCTTGTCTACGATTCGAAAGACTGTATGATCGTTTCACATAACAATGACCGCCTGATTATCGTCGAAGGTCTTGAAAGCTACTTGGTTGCCGATTATGAGGATGTGGTTTTGATTTGTAACAAGAACAACGAGAAGAAATTCCGTGAGTTTGTCAACGACGTCAAGGAGAAGAAAGGTGAGCATTTGCTCTGA
- a CDS encoding peptidylprolyl isomerase, which yields MRTTFYALALLLGFSLWSCKASKDRPLKPGEDYLVTIHTEFGDMKAILYDQTPIHKENFVRLAKEGSFDETIFHRTIKDFMIQGGDVDAKEGAGTIDYTLEAEFVDSLFHKKGALAAAREGDNVNPEKRSSGSQFYIVQGQKFTKEELSLDIGRLYQSFQRLVALPEYDSLKQEVSKLQRAQNFEGIKALALERRGEMEKLFGVSFGKDYPEDRAEVYSTLGGVPHLDDAYTVFGQVVEGLDVVDKIAEQPTDNRDKPEKDIPMTVTLERISKKEIEKRYGIKL from the coding sequence ATGAGAACGACATTTTATGCGCTTGCCCTGCTTTTGGGCTTTTCGCTTTGGTCTTGCAAAGCCTCGAAAGATCGTCCGCTTAAGCCGGGAGAGGATTATTTGGTCACCATACATACCGAATTCGGCGACATGAAAGCCATTCTTTATGACCAGACTCCGATTCATAAGGAAAATTTTGTGAGGTTGGCCAAAGAAGGCAGTTTCGACGAAACCATTTTTCACCGTACTATCAAGGATTTTATGATCCAGGGTGGTGATGTTGACGCGAAAGAAGGCGCCGGCACCATCGATTATACATTGGAAGCCGAGTTTGTGGACAGTCTTTTCCACAAAAAAGGAGCTTTGGCGGCGGCTAGGGAAGGCGATAATGTCAATCCTGAAAAAAGATCCAGCGGAAGCCAATTTTATATTGTGCAAGGCCAAAAGTTCACGAAAGAGGAATTGAGCCTTGATATCGGAAGACTGTACCAGAGTTTCCAACGCCTTGTGGCTTTGCCGGAGTATGATAGCCTGAAGCAAGAGGTAAGCAAGCTTCAGCGCGCTCAGAATTTTGAAGGCATAAAAGCCTTGGCGCTCGAACGCCGTGGCGAAATGGAAAAACTCTTTGGCGTAAGCTTTGGCAAGGACTACCCGGAAGACAGGGCCGAGGTTTACTCTACCTTGGGCGGAGTTCCCCACCTTGACGATGCTTACACTGTTTTTGGCCAAGTAGTCGAAGGCTTGGACGTTGTGGATAAAATAGCGGAACAGCCGACCGATAACAGGGATAAGCCCGAGAAAGACATTCCGATGACTGTAACGCTGGAACGGATCAGCAAAAAAGAAATTGAGAAACGCTACGGTATTAAACTTTAG
- a CDS encoding GNAT family protein — translation MGGTLRLSRMKNEHASQAFELLESSRGYLEKWIPWVKNARSEGDMLEFIRENQAPHWYQGRVLFGIWLDSELAGMIDLHNGDANWRSVDIGYWIGERFQGMGLVTKSCDMLIGRVFEVSDAQHVFIRCDRNNAPSQRIPERLGFALVGQEKEEKEEGDGHWDLLVYGMRRHRWSMRISEPDKVGRK, via the coding sequence ATGGGAGGAACATTACGTCTCAGCCGCATGAAAAACGAACACGCTTCACAGGCTTTCGAACTGTTGGAAAGTTCAAGGGGCTACTTGGAGAAGTGGATTCCTTGGGTGAAAAACGCTCGTTCGGAAGGTGATATGCTCGAGTTTATTCGGGAGAACCAAGCGCCGCACTGGTACCAAGGGCGGGTGCTCTTTGGTATTTGGCTTGATTCGGAATTGGCCGGCATGATCGATCTCCACAACGGCGACGCTAATTGGCGCTCCGTCGATATTGGCTATTGGATAGGCGAGAGGTTTCAGGGAATGGGGCTGGTCACCAAATCCTGCGACATGCTGATCGGGCGGGTGTTTGAGGTTTCCGACGCCCAGCACGTCTTCATCCGTTGTGACCGGAATAACGCTCCGAGCCAACGGATTCCCGAACGGCTTGGCTTTGCGTTGGTAGGTCAGGAAAAAGAGGAAAAGGAAGAGGGCGACGGCCATTGGGATTTGCTCGTTTACGGTATGCGTCGGCATAGGTGGAGTATGCGGATTTCCGAACCTGACAAGGTCGGGCGCAAATAG
- a CDS encoding NAD(P)-dependent oxidoreductase, with amino-acid sequence MKILITGSNGLLGQKLVSLISGNEALQLIATSRGENRLPTGDYVYESMDITDSAEVDRVISKHAPDAVINTAAMTQVDQCETEKEACRSLNVDAVKYMVEACRKAGSFFLHLSTDFIFDGEDGPYDEEAEANPLSFYGHSKLDSEALVKESGISWAIARTVLVYGTAHDMSRSNIILWVKNNLEKGNPLRVVDDQWRTPTLAEDLAQGCLLIVEKKAEGVYNISGKELLTPYDMAMKTCDFYGLDKSLVSRVNASTFSQPAKRPAKTGFIITKAETELGYKPHSFEEGMKILSNQLMVK; translated from the coding sequence ATGAAGATATTAATTACTGGTTCCAACGGCTTGTTGGGCCAAAAACTCGTCAGTCTTATTTCTGGAAACGAAGCTCTTCAGCTTATCGCAACTTCCAGAGGTGAAAATCGCCTGCCCACCGGGGATTACGTCTACGAAAGTATGGATATCACCGATTCTGCCGAAGTGGATCGGGTTATCTCAAAACACGCTCCCGACGCCGTAATCAATACGGCGGCCATGACACAGGTGGACCAATGCGAAACGGAAAAGGAAGCCTGCCGAAGCCTGAACGTAGATGCCGTAAAGTATATGGTGGAGGCTTGTCGTAAGGCCGGAAGCTTTTTCCTGCATCTTTCCACCGACTTTATTTTTGATGGTGAAGACGGCCCTTACGATGAGGAGGCCGAAGCCAATCCGTTAAGCTTTTACGGCCATAGCAAGCTTGATTCGGAAGCTCTGGTGAAAGAGTCTGGAATCTCTTGGGCGATTGCCCGAACGGTTTTGGTGTACGGGACAGCGCATGATATGAGCCGTTCGAACATCATTCTTTGGGTGAAAAACAATTTGGAGAAAGGAAATCCCCTTCGGGTTGTCGACGATCAATGGAGGACGCCGACTTTAGCCGAGGATTTGGCCCAGGGTTGTTTGCTGATAGTGGAAAAGAAGGCGGAAGGAGTTTACAATATTTCTGGAAAGGAGCTGTTGACGCCATATGATATGGCAATGAAAACGTGCGATTTCTACGGGTTAGACAAATCATTGGTTTCCAGAGTCAACGCAAGTACGTTTAGCCAGCCGGCCAAGCGTCCAGCCAAGACTGGTTTTATAATTACAAAAGCTGAAACGGAATTGGGATATAAGCCCCATAGTTTTGAAGAGGGGATGAAAATTTTGTCAAATCAGTTGATGGTGAAATAA
- a CDS encoding alanine/glycine:cation symporter family protein → MKRIIIAFSLFLAGTIPAFAQTENDGTTVQAVDEIVGPVTGFLNDIVFHPIALTEEVSIPIIVIWLLGAAMFLTVYFRFLNFRAFRHAIDIVRGIYDDPNDTGEVSHFQALTTALSGTVGIGNISGVAIAVSMGGPGATFWMIVAGLMGMSSKFAECTLGVKYRVTHADGSVSGGPMYYLQQGFARRGMGRLGILLAGFFALTCVGGAFGGANMFQINQASQQLISVTGGAESPLFGHGWVIGLAMAVVVAFVIIGGIKSIAKVTDKIVPLMVGVYLLGALGVILAHWQQIPTALLSIVTEAFGTEAVSGGLIGVLVIGFQRAQFSNEAGLGSASIAHAAAKTNEPVSEGVVALLEPFIDTVVVCTVTALVIIISGEYQSGGEMEGIALTSRAFESVFGWFPFLLSAAVILFALSTLLSWSYYGMKAWAFVFGDSNISNLTYKILFCGVIVLGASISQTNVVDLSNILIFSMGIPNVIGLYLMAPELKRDVALYFAKLKAGKIPRFDKPAENTSGVIPN, encoded by the coding sequence ATGAAAAGAATTATTATAGCGTTTTCGCTGTTTTTGGCGGGAACAATACCTGCTTTTGCCCAAACCGAAAATGACGGGACGACCGTGCAGGCGGTTGACGAGATAGTCGGGCCGGTGACGGGTTTCCTTAACGATATTGTCTTTCATCCGATTGCCCTTACAGAGGAAGTTTCCATTCCGATTATTGTGATTTGGTTGTTGGGAGCCGCGATGTTCCTGACCGTATATTTCCGTTTTTTGAACTTTAGGGCTTTCCGTCACGCTATCGATATTGTGCGGGGCATATACGATGACCCAAATGACACGGGCGAAGTTTCGCACTTTCAGGCTCTGACCACGGCCCTTTCCGGAACTGTAGGTATCGGTAATATTTCTGGCGTGGCCATTGCCGTTTCGATGGGCGGGCCGGGCGCCACCTTTTGGATGATTGTCGCGGGTTTGATGGGAATGTCGTCCAAGTTTGCGGAATGTACGCTTGGCGTAAAGTACCGTGTCACGCACGCCGACGGTTCCGTTTCCGGCGGACCGATGTATTATCTCCAACAAGGTTTTGCCCGTAGGGGAATGGGGCGTTTGGGTATTCTTCTGGCGGGCTTCTTTGCGCTGACTTGTGTTGGTGGCGCTTTCGGCGGAGCCAATATGTTTCAGATAAACCAAGCTTCCCAACAATTGATAAGCGTAACCGGCGGAGCCGAAAGCCCGCTGTTCGGGCACGGTTGGGTTATCGGTCTGGCGATGGCCGTTGTGGTGGCGTTTGTGATTATCGGCGGTATAAAAAGTATTGCGAAAGTTACCGACAAAATCGTTCCGTTGATGGTCGGTGTTTATTTGCTCGGAGCTTTGGGCGTGATTTTGGCGCATTGGCAGCAAATCCCGACGGCCTTGTTGTCGATTGTGACCGAAGCGTTCGGTACCGAAGCCGTTTCCGGCGGCCTGATTGGTGTTTTGGTTATCGGATTTCAGCGGGCGCAGTTCTCTAACGAAGCGGGACTTGGTTCGGCGTCCATTGCGCATGCGGCTGCGAAAACCAATGAGCCTGTGAGCGAAGGCGTAGTGGCGTTATTGGAGCCTTTTATCGATACCGTAGTGGTGTGCACGGTGACGGCCTTGGTCATCATTATTTCGGGCGAATATCAATCGGGAGGGGAAATGGAAGGAATCGCGCTTACTTCTCGCGCGTTTGAGAGCGTGTTTGGTTGGTTTCCGTTCCTGCTTTCTGCTGCGGTAATCCTGTTCGCCTTGTCCACGTTGTTGTCTTGGTCTTATTACGGTATGAAGGCTTGGGCTTTTGTTTTTGGCGACAGCAATATTTCGAATCTGACTTACAAGATCCTTTTTTGTGGCGTTATCGTCCTTGGTGCCTCAATTAGCCAAACGAATGTGGTTGACCTCAGTAATATCCTGATCTTTTCGATGGGGATACCGAATGTTATCGGGCTATATTTGATGGCTCCCGAGCTGAAGCGGGATGTGGCGCTTTATTTCGCTAAGTTGAAAGCCGGAAAAATACCGCGCTTTGATAAGCCTGCGGAGAATACTAGCGGAGTGATTCCGAATTAA
- a CDS encoding PfkB family carbohydrate kinase: MSLLAIGTVAFDALETPFGKVDKIIGGSCTYIALAASYFTGKVNISAVVGDDFPNEEIGMLNKHGVDTEGLQVKEGQKSFFWSGRYHNDMNTRDTLVTELNVLEDFDPVIPENYQDCKYLMLGNLTPQVQQTVIDRISERPKFIAMDTMNLWIDIARADLDKVLSNVDLLLVNDEEARQMTGEYSLPKAAKAIMDCGPKYLIIKKGEHGALLFGEGKTFYAPALPLEEVFDPTGAGDTFAGGFMGYLAKTDDISFENMKKALIYGSALASFCVEQFGPEKLKALTQEQIDGRVQEFVELTDFGKNL, translated from the coding sequence ATGAGTTTATTAGCGATAGGTACCGTAGCCTTTGACGCTTTGGAAACCCCTTTTGGAAAGGTGGACAAGATCATTGGCGGTTCGTGTACGTATATAGCCTTGGCCGCGTCGTATTTTACTGGTAAGGTGAACATTAGCGCCGTGGTGGGCGACGATTTTCCGAATGAGGAAATCGGGATGCTCAACAAGCACGGTGTCGACACGGAAGGCCTGCAGGTAAAAGAGGGGCAAAAGTCTTTCTTTTGGTCTGGGCGTTACCACAACGATATGAATACTCGCGACACTTTGGTCACGGAGTTGAACGTATTGGAAGATTTTGACCCGGTAATTCCCGAGAACTACCAAGACTGCAAATATTTGATGCTTGGCAACCTGACGCCACAGGTGCAGCAGACGGTGATTGACCGGATAAGTGAGCGCCCGAAGTTCATCGCCATGGATACGATGAACCTTTGGATCGACATTGCGCGAGCTGATTTGGACAAAGTGCTCTCGAACGTGGACTTGCTTTTGGTAAACGATGAGGAAGCCCGCCAGATGACCGGCGAATATTCTTTGCCTAAAGCAGCGAAAGCCATTATGGATTGTGGACCAAAGTACCTGATTATCAAAAAAGGCGAGCACGGCGCATTGCTTTTCGGCGAAGGAAAGACTTTTTACGCTCCGGCACTTCCGTTGGAAGAGGTTTTCGATCCTACTGGTGCGGGCGATACGTTTGCCGGAGGCTTTATGGGTTACTTGGCCAAAACCGATGACATCTCTTTCGAGAACATGAAGAAAGCTTTGATTTACGGTTCCGCTTTGGCTTCGTTCTGCGTGGAGCAATTCGGTCCAGAGAAGTTGAAAGCCCTTACCCAAGAACAAATCGACGGCAGGGTACAGGAATTTGTGGAATTGACAGATTTCGGAAAAAATCTCTAA
- a CDS encoding beta-carotene hydroxylase: MDILTKIGVTVLTFLFMEFVAWFTHKYIMHGFLWTWHRSHHRVRKGFFERNDLFFIVFSVPAVLAFYFGFTGNETLNVWFFVGLGVTGYGIFYLLFHDILVHQRVKFRFKAKSAYLKRMINAHYAHHSKHTKDGCEAFGFLWAPEKYRVKEKKKTVKEV; this comes from the coding sequence ATGGATATTTTGACCAAAATCGGCGTAACCGTCCTGACATTCCTTTTTATGGAATTCGTGGCCTGGTTTACCCACAAATATATTATGCATGGTTTTCTCTGGACCTGGCATCGCTCGCACCACCGTGTGAGGAAAGGTTTTTTCGAAAGAAACGATTTGTTCTTTATCGTGTTCAGTGTACCCGCCGTTCTGGCGTTTTACTTCGGATTCACAGGTAACGAAACTCTGAATGTCTGGTTCTTCGTCGGGCTTGGCGTAACCGGGTACGGAATCTTTTACTTGCTGTTCCATGATATTCTGGTGCATCAAAGGGTGAAGTTCCGCTTCAAAGCCAAATCGGCATATTTAAAACGAATGATCAACGCCCACTACGCCCACCACAGCAAGCATACGAAAGACGGTTGCGAGGCATTCGGTTTTTTGTGGGCTCCGGAAAAATACAGAGTCAAGGAAAAAAAGAAAACTGTGAAAGAAGTGTAA
- a CDS encoding 4-hydroxy-3-methylbut-2-enyl diphosphate reductase codes for MRNTLDVTIDPGSGFCFGVVFAIEMAEQILRAEGQLYCLGDIVHNDEEVNRLAKMGLKVIDHEALGKLRDAKVLIRAHGEPPSTYRTALENNLELVDASCPVVLKLQNRIRNAYGRGENLMVFGKKGHAEVLGLLGQVNHDATVFQDVAELDEDNLPEKISIYSQTTKSTDKFYNAVNWLKEKGVEVSVNDTICRQVSNRDRELRNFAKRFDKIVFVAGTKSSNGKVLYNVCKSVNENTHLVSRTSEIQTSWFQKGDKIGVCGATSTPMWLMRAVKEKVESFSLHG; via the coding sequence ATGAGAAACACATTGGATGTAACAATAGATCCCGGGTCGGGCTTTTGCTTCGGAGTCGTGTTCGCAATTGAGATGGCGGAGCAAATTCTCCGTGCGGAAGGCCAGCTATATTGCCTCGGCGATATTGTCCATAATGACGAAGAAGTAAACCGATTGGCAAAAATGGGTCTGAAAGTAATTGATCATGAAGCGCTGGGTAAACTGCGTGATGCCAAAGTATTGATTCGCGCACATGGCGAACCGCCCTCGACCTATCGCACGGCTCTAGAAAACAATCTGGAGCTAGTCGACGCTTCCTGCCCCGTGGTGCTAAAGCTTCAAAACAGGATAAGAAACGCCTATGGCCGGGGCGAAAACCTAATGGTTTTCGGAAAAAAAGGCCATGCCGAAGTTCTCGGGCTTTTGGGTCAAGTGAACCATGACGCCACAGTTTTTCAGGACGTAGCCGAATTGGACGAGGATAATCTGCCCGAAAAAATCTCGATCTACAGCCAGACGACCAAAAGCACGGACAAATTTTACAACGCCGTAAATTGGCTCAAGGAAAAAGGTGTAGAAGTAAGCGTAAATGACACGATTTGCCGGCAAGTCTCGAACCGGGACAGGGAACTGAGAAATTTCGCCAAACGATTCGACAAAATAGTTTTTGTGGCCGGCACAAAATCATCAAACGGCAAAGTGCTCTACAATGTCTGCAAGAGCGTAAACGAAAATACCCATTTGGTCTCACGCACTTCGGAAATTCAAACCTCATGGTTCCAGAAGGGAGACAAGATTGGAGTTTGTGGCGCCACGTCAACCCCGATGTGGCTGATGCGGGCCGTTAAAGAAAAAGTGGAATCTTTCAGCTTACATGGCTGA
- a CDS encoding phytoene/squalene synthase family protein: MSQTATELYDKVSAECGRLVTIRYSTSFSLGTRLLSKQFRTAIYSIYGFVRFADEIVDTFLHVDREKALAEFRADTHKAINDGFSSNPILHAYANVTKRYGIETELTEAFFRSMAMDLNETRYTDEAYREYIYGSAEVVGLMCLHVFCEGDSGKFESLRPAAKRLGAAFQKVNFLRDLKDDYDLRGRFYFPGTDFGNFNETSKAELERDIEADFREALSGILHLPKGARTGVFLAYVYYKELFAKLRKASAKEVMRKRFRIPNILKLFLLLGAYIRMSVLPPAKTEPVTTL; this comes from the coding sequence ATGAGCCAAACAGCAACCGAACTTTACGACAAGGTGTCCGCCGAATGCGGGCGCTTGGTCACGATTCGCTACAGCACTTCGTTTTCCTTGGGCACAAGGCTTTTATCCAAACAATTCCGAACGGCGATCTACTCGATCTACGGTTTCGTCCGCTTCGCCGACGAAATAGTGGATACATTTTTACATGTAGACAGAGAGAAAGCCCTTGCGGAATTCAGGGCCGATACCCATAAAGCGATAAACGACGGTTTTTCATCAAACCCCATTCTCCACGCTTACGCAAATGTAACGAAACGATACGGGATAGAAACGGAACTAACAGAGGCTTTCTTCAGAAGCATGGCGATGGACCTCAACGAAACCCGCTACACGGACGAAGCCTACCGGGAATACATCTACGGATCAGCCGAAGTTGTAGGCCTGATGTGCCTGCACGTCTTCTGTGAAGGGGATTCGGGAAAATTCGAAAGTCTACGACCCGCAGCCAAAAGGTTGGGAGCGGCATTCCAAAAAGTCAACTTTTTACGCGACTTGAAGGACGATTACGACCTACGCGGACGTTTCTATTTCCCCGGCACCGACTTCGGCAATTTCAACGAAACAAGCAAAGCCGAACTGGAGCGTGATATCGAAGCCGATTTCCGTGAAGCCTTGAGCGGAATCTTACATCTACCCAAAGGAGCTCGCACGGGAGTTTTCCTCGCTTATGTTTATTATAAGGAACTGTTCGCCAAACTCCGGAAAGCTTCCGCCAAAGAAGTAATGCGTAAACGATTCAGGATCCCCAATATACTGAAGCTCTTTCTGCTATTGGGCGCATATATTCGGATGAGCGTTTTGCCGCCGGCGAAAACGGAACCAGTAACAACACTCTAA
- a CDS encoding phytoene desaturase family protein, whose amino-acid sequence MIKPDVVVIGGGIAGLSAAGTCAKAGAKVLLLEKNDWVGGRMGSFSEKGFVFDTGPSWYWMPEIFDQFFESFGKNRNDFYSLKRLDPSYRVVFPNNENLNIPAGSENVTEMFDGLEPGAGKALNNYLAEAEVKYRLGMRKWVRKPALSPLEFVDLEVAREILRLDVFGSFAKHVRKHFKDSRLIKLMEFPSLFLGGTPKSTPALYSLMNYADIGLGTWYPDGGMVKIAEAMRQTVEEAGVIIKTGEAVKEIQASDGVVKKILTETGEYGACTFVSGADYRHTETLLPENYRAYTDEYWDKRVLAPSCLLFFLGISKRVPNIEHHTLFFDEDLDDHVRQIYNDPKWPDKPLFYVCAPSKTDKSVAPEGCENLFVLMPIAPGLEDSPGIRERYFKILMDRLEEHTGENLLDSIIVKKSFAVSDFEETYNAYKGNAYGLANTLTQTAFLKPKIRNPKLRNMYYAGQLTIPGPGLPPSLISGQVVAEQMAKDFPGLFPEISSLSPLNHNLA is encoded by the coding sequence GAGGAGGAATAGCGGGGCTTTCAGCGGCAGGAACATGTGCAAAAGCTGGAGCAAAAGTACTTTTGCTCGAGAAAAACGATTGGGTCGGCGGACGTATGGGAAGTTTTTCGGAAAAGGGTTTCGTATTCGACACGGGACCTAGCTGGTACTGGATGCCCGAGATATTCGACCAGTTTTTCGAAAGCTTCGGCAAAAACAGAAACGATTTCTACAGCCTGAAACGCCTGGATCCGTCTTACCGGGTTGTTTTTCCCAATAATGAAAACCTTAACATTCCGGCGGGATCGGAAAATGTTACGGAAATGTTTGACGGTCTGGAGCCAGGCGCCGGCAAAGCGCTCAACAATTATTTGGCCGAAGCGGAGGTAAAATACAGACTCGGAATGCGTAAATGGGTCAGAAAACCGGCCTTGTCACCTTTAGAGTTTGTAGACCTCGAAGTCGCCAGAGAGATCCTCCGGCTGGATGTGTTCGGCTCATTCGCCAAACATGTCAGAAAACACTTCAAAGATTCCCGCCTGATAAAACTGATGGAATTTCCGTCGCTGTTTTTAGGCGGAACACCGAAATCCACCCCGGCACTATACAGCCTAATGAACTACGCCGACATAGGCTTGGGCACTTGGTATCCGGACGGAGGAATGGTAAAAATAGCCGAGGCAATGCGTCAGACTGTCGAAGAGGCTGGAGTAATCATCAAAACCGGCGAAGCAGTCAAAGAAATTCAAGCCTCTGACGGAGTCGTGAAAAAAATCTTGACAGAAACGGGGGAATACGGTGCCTGCACATTCGTGTCGGGTGCGGATTATAGGCATACCGAAACGCTTTTGCCCGAAAATTACCGCGCTTATACAGACGAATATTGGGACAAAAGAGTGCTGGCTCCTTCCTGTCTTCTCTTTTTCTTGGGAATAAGTAAACGTGTACCCAATATCGAACACCATACGCTATTCTTCGACGAAGACTTGGACGATCACGTAAGGCAAATTTACAATGACCCGAAATGGCCTGACAAGCCTCTCTTTTACGTATGCGCCCCTTCCAAAACAGACAAGAGCGTAGCGCCCGAAGGATGCGAAAACCTGTTTGTGCTAATGCCCATCGCACCCGGATTGGAGGACAGCCCGGGCATCAGAGAGCGGTATTTCAAAATATTGATGGATCGTTTGGAAGAACATACGGGAGAGAATTTACTCGACTCAATCATTGTGAAAAAAAGCTTTGCCGTCAGCGATTTCGAAGAAACCTATAACGCCTACAAAGGCAACGCTTACGGTTTGGCCAACACTTTGACCCAAACAGCTTTTCTGAAACCGAAAATCAGAAACCCTAAACTCAGGAATATGTATTACGCCGGCCAACTGACCATACCTGGCCCCGGATTGCCTCCTTCGCTGATTTCAGGACAGGTGGTCGCCGAGCAAATGGCCAAAGATTTCCCTGGCCTATTTCCCGAGATTTCATCGCTTTCCCCACTCAACCACAACCTAGCATAA